In Helianthus annuus cultivar XRQ/B chromosome 9, HanXRQr2.0-SUNRISE, whole genome shotgun sequence, the following are encoded in one genomic region:
- the LOC110880312 gene encoding protein STRUBBELIG-RECEPTOR FAMILY 7 isoform X2 → MIKMKVVLLFLFLVVLPINGDTDPSDASALRVMYQGLNSPGQLTKWTSNGGDPCGDNWKGVKCSGSRVKEINLSGVGLSGGNLGYQLQSLTSLTNFDISNNNLGNQIPYNLPPNLQTLNFAGCGFSGNLPYSISLMASLKYLDLSFNSLTGNLPQSFSLLSSATDMYLQNNQFTGAIDVLADLPLKNLNVANNKFSGWVPSQLKNINLQKDGNSWNSGSAPPPPPGAPATRRPRSPSTSDGGKKSGVSGGAIAGIVISVLVVGAVIAFFLLKRKSRKSSHTDIEKMEDQPFASLASQPQELKSVQAFEIPPAINLKPPPMERHKSFSDDDDDVSAKPVVPKKTSVAPTNVISYSIPDLQIATDSFSADNLIGEGSIGRVFRAQFEDGKVVAVKKIKSSAVGGGEDFIDIVSDISRLRHPNVTQLIGYCCEHGQRLLVYEFLKNGSLYDFLHLSDEYSSKPLLTWNNRVKIALGAARALEYLHEVCSPSVIHKSINSANILLDSELNPRLSDCGLASLVEDADQELDNSAPEVSMSGLYTIKSDVYGFGVTMLELLTGRKPFDSSRTRSEQSLVRWATPQLHDIDALAKMVDPALKGLYPVKSLSRFADVIALCVQPEPEFRPPMSEVVEALVRLVQRTNMSKRTVGNDTLKGEP, encoded by the exons ATGATCAAGATGAAGGTGGTGTTGCTCTTCCTCTTTCTTGTAGTGTTGCCAATTAATGGAGACACAGATCCATCTGATG CCTCTGCTCTTAGGGTGATGTATCAAGGGTTGAATTCCCCTGGGCAGTTGACcaaatggacatcaaatggtgggGATCCATGTGGAGACAACTGGAAAGGAGTCAAGTGTTCAGGTTCAAGGGTCAAAGAAAT CAACTTATCTGGTGTTGGGCTATCTGGTGGTAACTTAGGCTACCAGCTTCAAAGTTTGACATCATTAACCAACTT TGATATAAGCAACAATAATCTTGGGAACCAGATACCTTATAACCTTCCTCCAAACTTGCAAACACT AAATTTTGCTGGATGTGGTTTCAGTGGAAACCTTCCATATTCCATATCACTAATGGCATCTCTCAAGTACTT GGATCtatcttttaattctttaacGGGTAATCTTCCTCAAAGCTTCAGCTTGCTATCCAGTGCAACCGATAT GTATTTGCAAAACAACCAGTTTACAGGAGCTATTGATGTCCTTGCTGATCTTCCCCTTAAAAACCT GAATGTCGCCAACAACAAATTCAGTGGTTGGGTTCCTAGCCAGTTGAAGAACATTAATCTACA AAAGGATGGTAACTCATGGAACTCAGGAAGCGCACCCCCACCTCCACCCGGTGCACCAGCGACCCGTCGACCAAGGAGCCCATCTACCAGTGATGGTGGCAAGAAATCTGGGGTGAGTGGTGGAGCTATAGCAGGAATTGTGATATCAGTTTTGGTTGTTGGTGCCGTCATTGCATTCTTTTTGCTCAAgagaaaatcaagaaaatcatcTCATACAGACATTGAAAAAATGGAGGACCAACCTTTTGCTTCCCTTGCCTCACAGCCACAAG AACTGAAGTCTGTTCAAGCATTTGAAATTCCACCTGCAATTAATCTTAAACCTCCACCCATGGAACGTCATAAATCatttagtgatgatgatgatgatgtctcAGCAAAACCCGTGGTTCCCAAAAAAACAAGCGTAGCCCCAACAAATGTCATATCTTATTCAATCCCAGATCTTCAAATTGCTACAGATAGCTTTAGTGCCGATAACCTTATTGGCGAGGGGTCCATTGGTCGTGTTTTCCGAGCTCAGTTTGAAGACGGAAAG GTTGTTGCAGTAAAGAAGATAAAGTCATCAGCTGTAGGTGGAGGGGAAGATTTCATTGATATAGTTTCTGATATATCAAGGTTACGGCATCCAAATGTGACACAACTTATTGGGTATTGCTGTGAGCATGGGCAGCGCCTGCTAGTGTATGAGTTCCTTAAAAATGGTTCACTCTATGATTTCCTGCACCTATCAGATGAATACAGCAGCAAGCCATTGTTAACATGGAATAACCGTGTGAAGATTGCTTTAGGGGCAGCACGAGCATTGGA ATATCTACATGAAGTATGCTCACCGTCCGTTATCCATAAAAGTATAAACTCGGCCAATATTTTACTGGACTCAGAGCTGAACCCTCGCCTTTCTGACTGTGGTTTAGCAAGCCTTGTTGAAGATGCAGATCAG GAATTGGACAACAGTGCCCCAGAGGTTTCCATGTCTGGGCTCTACACAATAAAAAGTGACGTCTATGGCTTTGGTGTCACCATGTTGGAACTGCTGACTGGAAGAAAACCATTCGATag CTCAAGGACAAGATCAGAGCAGTCGTTGGTGCGGTGGGCAACACCTCAGCTTCATGACATTGATGCCCTTGCCAAGATGGTTGATCCTGCATTGAAAGGACTCTATCCAGTTAAATCTCTCTCTCGGTTTGCAGATGTAATTGCTCTCTGCGTACAG CCTGAGCCTGAGTTCCGACCACCCATGTCAGAAGTGGTGGAGGCATTGGTTAGACTTGTGCAGAGGACAAACATGAGCAAGAGAACGGTTGGGAATGATACTCTGAAGGGGGAACCTTGA
- the LOC110880312 gene encoding protein STRUBBELIG-RECEPTOR FAMILY 7 isoform X1 codes for MIKMKVVLLFLFLVVLPINGDTDPSDASALRVMYQGLNSPGQLTKWTSNGGDPCGDNWKGVKCSGSRVKEINLSGVGLSGGNLGYQLQSLTSLTNFDISNNNLGNQIPYNLPPNLQTLNFAGCGFSGNLPYSISLMASLKYLNVAHNQLSGQLQDMFQKLPSLSTLDLSFNSLTGNLPQSFSLLSSATDMYLQNNQFTGAIDVLADLPLKNLNVANNKFSGWVPSQLKNINLQKDGNSWNSGSAPPPPPGAPATRRPRSPSTSDGGKKSGVSGGAIAGIVISVLVVGAVIAFFLLKRKSRKSSHTDIEKMEDQPFASLASQPQELKSVQAFEIPPAINLKPPPMERHKSFSDDDDDVSAKPVVPKKTSVAPTNVISYSIPDLQIATDSFSADNLIGEGSIGRVFRAQFEDGKVVAVKKIKSSAVGGGEDFIDIVSDISRLRHPNVTQLIGYCCEHGQRLLVYEFLKNGSLYDFLHLSDEYSSKPLLTWNNRVKIALGAARALEYLHEVCSPSVIHKSINSANILLDSELNPRLSDCGLASLVEDADQELDNSAPEVSMSGLYTIKSDVYGFGVTMLELLTGRKPFDSSRTRSEQSLVRWATPQLHDIDALAKMVDPALKGLYPVKSLSRFADVIALCVQPEPEFRPPMSEVVEALVRLVQRTNMSKRTVGNDTLKGEP; via the exons ATGATCAAGATGAAGGTGGTGTTGCTCTTCCTCTTTCTTGTAGTGTTGCCAATTAATGGAGACACAGATCCATCTGATG CCTCTGCTCTTAGGGTGATGTATCAAGGGTTGAATTCCCCTGGGCAGTTGACcaaatggacatcaaatggtgggGATCCATGTGGAGACAACTGGAAAGGAGTCAAGTGTTCAGGTTCAAGGGTCAAAGAAAT CAACTTATCTGGTGTTGGGCTATCTGGTGGTAACTTAGGCTACCAGCTTCAAAGTTTGACATCATTAACCAACTT TGATATAAGCAACAATAATCTTGGGAACCAGATACCTTATAACCTTCCTCCAAACTTGCAAACACT AAATTTTGCTGGATGTGGTTTCAGTGGAAACCTTCCATATTCCATATCACTAATGGCATCTCTCAAGTACTT AAATGTCGCCCACAATCAACTTAGTGGTCAACTGCAAGACATGTTCCAAAAACTTCCATCTCTCTCCACATT GGATCtatcttttaattctttaacGGGTAATCTTCCTCAAAGCTTCAGCTTGCTATCCAGTGCAACCGATAT GTATTTGCAAAACAACCAGTTTACAGGAGCTATTGATGTCCTTGCTGATCTTCCCCTTAAAAACCT GAATGTCGCCAACAACAAATTCAGTGGTTGGGTTCCTAGCCAGTTGAAGAACATTAATCTACA AAAGGATGGTAACTCATGGAACTCAGGAAGCGCACCCCCACCTCCACCCGGTGCACCAGCGACCCGTCGACCAAGGAGCCCATCTACCAGTGATGGTGGCAAGAAATCTGGGGTGAGTGGTGGAGCTATAGCAGGAATTGTGATATCAGTTTTGGTTGTTGGTGCCGTCATTGCATTCTTTTTGCTCAAgagaaaatcaagaaaatcatcTCATACAGACATTGAAAAAATGGAGGACCAACCTTTTGCTTCCCTTGCCTCACAGCCACAAG AACTGAAGTCTGTTCAAGCATTTGAAATTCCACCTGCAATTAATCTTAAACCTCCACCCATGGAACGTCATAAATCatttagtgatgatgatgatgatgtctcAGCAAAACCCGTGGTTCCCAAAAAAACAAGCGTAGCCCCAACAAATGTCATATCTTATTCAATCCCAGATCTTCAAATTGCTACAGATAGCTTTAGTGCCGATAACCTTATTGGCGAGGGGTCCATTGGTCGTGTTTTCCGAGCTCAGTTTGAAGACGGAAAG GTTGTTGCAGTAAAGAAGATAAAGTCATCAGCTGTAGGTGGAGGGGAAGATTTCATTGATATAGTTTCTGATATATCAAGGTTACGGCATCCAAATGTGACACAACTTATTGGGTATTGCTGTGAGCATGGGCAGCGCCTGCTAGTGTATGAGTTCCTTAAAAATGGTTCACTCTATGATTTCCTGCACCTATCAGATGAATACAGCAGCAAGCCATTGTTAACATGGAATAACCGTGTGAAGATTGCTTTAGGGGCAGCACGAGCATTGGA ATATCTACATGAAGTATGCTCACCGTCCGTTATCCATAAAAGTATAAACTCGGCCAATATTTTACTGGACTCAGAGCTGAACCCTCGCCTTTCTGACTGTGGTTTAGCAAGCCTTGTTGAAGATGCAGATCAG GAATTGGACAACAGTGCCCCAGAGGTTTCCATGTCTGGGCTCTACACAATAAAAAGTGACGTCTATGGCTTTGGTGTCACCATGTTGGAACTGCTGACTGGAAGAAAACCATTCGATag CTCAAGGACAAGATCAGAGCAGTCGTTGGTGCGGTGGGCAACACCTCAGCTTCATGACATTGATGCCCTTGCCAAGATGGTTGATCCTGCATTGAAAGGACTCTATCCAGTTAAATCTCTCTCTCGGTTTGCAGATGTAATTGCTCTCTGCGTACAG CCTGAGCCTGAGTTCCGACCACCCATGTCAGAAGTGGTGGAGGCATTGGTTAGACTTGTGCAGAGGACAAACATGAGCAAGAGAACGGTTGGGAATGATACTCTGAAGGGGGAACCTTGA